acacaaaacttagcatttttatattcaaaatttgctaagatacacctccccacctccacctccaaataattattcaaaacaatctcctgccccttaactaaaatacccacaccatcatttctattatttgcactaccagaccatacagacgcaccataagaccactcatcccctttcacaccatccacaatcccacattcttgcaaacaaaaaatagatgcactctgcatagctaaaaaatccaaaattgctgctctcctcctagctttcttaaaaactctcacattttgagaaactatagaaaaacccatactataaaaacaaaaaacactatgcaaaaattaccacaaaactacacacattacacaaaaagcccttgacaaaagccaagactcacagaaaggagagaaaaaaaaaaaaaaacagatccactgagctttcattctacccagtatcaccattgtcctcctctgccattcggactgaacagcaagtctctgaaccactaaccccttcgtgctcactccattttttttagccggcccaatttttctcttaggccagcgtcacacacagcgtaaaacaatacggtccgtatattacggccataatacgctgaaaagtccccaaaatagtggtccgtagctcctccgtaggcagggtgtgtcaccgttttttgcgcatggcatcctccgtatgtaatccgtatggcagccgtaatgagtgtttttatcgcaggcttgcaaaaccgacatacggctatacaagggatccatgtgttaaaaaaaaacaaaaaacatatatactgtctctctctctctctctatatatatatatatatgtcagggagacacatatatgtatatatattattacttcatacagcgcgagatagcagaaagccggtaattcaattactggcttttgctatctccttcctaaaacccgacatgatatgagacctggtttacatacagtaaaccatctcatatcaccattttttttgcatattccacactactaatgtcagtagtgtgtctatgcaaaatttggccgttctagctagtaaaataaggggttaaatggcggaaaaaattggcgtgggctcccgcacaattttctccgccagagtagtaaagccagtgactgggggcagatattaatagcctggagagggtccatggttattggcccccccctggctaaaaacacctgcccccagccaccccagaaaaggcacatctggaagatgcgcctattctggcacttggccactctcttcccattcccgtgtagcggtgggatatggagtaatgaagggttaatgccaccttgctattgtaaggtgacattaagccaaattaataatggagaggcatcaattatgacacctatccattattaatccaatactagtaaagggttaaaaaaaaaacacacacacattattaaaaattaatttattgaaaaaatcacaaaggcttttgtgttaatttattctactctcaatccactcactgaagaccctcgatctgtaaataaaaaaaaataataaaccaacaatttacttaccttccgaggatctggcacgtccaacgatgtagatccatctgaaggggttaaaatattctgcagccacgagctttgctaatgcaggctgctcatttctgcaaaaccccggcgaatgaagctaaatataggtcaatgatctatatttagcttcatttgcggtgaggcgccctctgctgtctgtccctagatcgtgggaactttcctagaaagctcccaggctcgagatcataagagggcgccctctgctggttgtcctcatatgaactcaagctttctaggaaagttcctgtGCCCTGCCACAgaaaagttcgccggagggtgtctgaacccacccacactgctatgatctcttctgaaccttacacgatacttgtatcgacaattgaagattcctaaacagttcacttgcttctctccctatgaaacaaagtcacaatactgtgagaggaagctctccaacaatgcaggttcagtaaaggggttatagacagtgatagtcacctgcctttcctgaagaccaaacagtcgttcacatttcactcccttcaaacagggatctctggcatgattccggaaccactcatagatattcaggcaataatgctctgacataaaagtaatgtcgtagttaccttgattagggaaatcattgatgctatagatgttctcccgatttcctccagccttttccttaataaggtcacgaacaataaagaccacgctgttccttgccctgatagatggctccaacgtcactcggatggtgttcttcacgtaaCTCATTTTCAAAGCTGTTGGTACAaactaccacagaaaaaaacagaattctctgcaaaagggtctggattcctccagaaaacatcactcctgacagctgtttcggggtatttgcccctcatcagtgtggagtaggaaactggttattaggagcagtgcctagtaaaaggactataaacataaggatgaatgacctcagggagatcaaaacatccaacaccgcagagacaccatcacgtgtttctcaacgcagtgatccagaacactgcccccatcccttatgggaaatatgcaaatgcatgtagagaagccgcggagacaccatcacgtgtttctcaacgcaagcaattaatagccaggtctttcaccgggaaggaacaaccacggctagggcagcatccataaaggaaaaccacctatgccaaaacatggtatccatccacagacagctgtttcggggtatttgcccctcatcagtgtggagtaggaaactggctattaggagcagtgcctagtaaaaggactataaacataaggatgaatgacatcagggagatcaaaacatccaacaccgcggagacaccatcacatgtttctcaacgcagtgatccagaacactgcccccatcccttatggtaaatatgcaaatgcatgtagagaagccacagagacaccatcacgtgtttctcaacgcaagcaataaatagccaggttttTCAACGGGAAGCTGTTGGGAGGCTGTAATACCGGTGCTAGAATGTCATCCCACTATGGCAAATATGAAATAGGGCTTACTGCATTGCACAACATAGATCTAAGAGGAATGACCACAACACCGTAATATTGTGGACACTCATGATCCTAATTTAGTACAATAGATCATATCACAGATAATGTTATTATActaatgtatattttttttctgcATAATTTCAGATGCCAAGCCTTTCAAAAAAAAACAGGATAAAACAATGTTGCCAACTACTTTTAAGATTAACAGTTGGTGTCATTCTACTGCACTTCCTTTTCGTATCAAACAACCCTAAAGTTCCTAATGAAAGAGATCCAGAAGATGTGCCTATTCCTTATCCGTATCCAGCTCCTACAGAATTACAACAGGTCATATGTACAGAAAACATTTCTGTTTACAACATGCCAACTTTTAATAACGAAACACAAAATTTTAAAGATTTTCTGGTTTATCGTCATTGTAGAGCCTTTCCATTGCTGCTTGACGCTCCCATGAAGTGTGGTGGACCTGATAATGAAGATGTTTTTCTTTTGCTAGCCATTAAAACTGCCCCTGGAAATTATGAGCGTCGTGAGGCTATCAGGAGAACTTGGGGAAAAGAAAAGACTTATAATGGCGCAAAAGTGAAAAGAATCTTTCTTAGTGGTGTCCCAAGGGATAAAGAGCAAACAAAACGGATGTTGCAGTTGCTGTCCACAGAGAGTGAAATATTTAGAGATATTTTGCAGTGGAATTTTGAAGACTCTTTCTATAATTTAACCTTAAAGCAAGTCCTTTTCCACCATTGGCTTGAACAAAAGTGTCCAAGTGCTCAGTTTATATTTAATGGAGATGATGATGTGTTTGTCCATACACTAAATGTTATAACGTATCTGCAAAGTACAGAAATAACAGGCATGAAGAGCCATCTCTTTGTTGGGGCACTGAATGAAGGGATGCCCCTAATCCGTGAGAAGAACAGCAAATATTATGTCTCAAAAGAAATTTTTCCCGCTGACTCATATGACCCCTACTGTGGTGGTGGAGGCATTCTTATGTCCAGCTTCACAGCCTTCTCTATACACAAGGAATCTCAGTACATCCCATTAATTCCAATTGATGATGCTTATCTTGGAATGTGTCTGAAGAGAGCAGGGCTAACACCAGAAAATCATGATGGAATACGCACCTTGGGGATCAGTGTACCAAATAATATTGATTCTTTTGATCCCTGTATTTATCAGCACATGCTCATGGTCCATCAATTTATGCCTTTTGAAATGTTAATTATGTGGAAATCATTACAGATCACAAAACATTTGTGTTTAAGTCATTCAAAGACAGTGATAAACGTGACTAAGTTTAACTGAATGCCCATAAATGTGAAGT
This region of Ranitomeya imitator isolate aRanImi1 chromosome 1, aRanImi1.pri, whole genome shotgun sequence genomic DNA includes:
- the LOC138649104 gene encoding N-acetyllactosaminide beta-1,3-N-acetylglucosaminyltransferase 3-like: MPSLSKKNRIKQCCQLLLRLTVGVILLHFLFVSNNPKVPNERDPEDVPIPYPYPAPTELQQVICTENISVYNMPTFNNETQNFKDFLVYRHCRAFPLLLDAPMKCGGPDNEDVFLLLAIKTAPGNYERREAIRRTWGKEKTYNGAKVKRIFLSGVPRDKEQTKRMLQLLSTESEIFRDILQWNFEDSFYNLTLKQVLFHHWLEQKCPSAQFIFNGDDDVFVHTLNVITYLQSTEITGMKSHLFVGALNEGMPLIREKNSKYYVSKEIFPADSYDPYCGGGGILMSSFTAFSIHKESQYIPLIPIDDAYLGMCLKRAGLTPENHDGIRTLGISVPNNIDSFDPCIYQHMLMVHQFMPFEMLIMWKSLQITKHLCLSHSKTVINVTKFN